One genomic region from Artemia franciscana chromosome 17, ASM3288406v1, whole genome shotgun sequence encodes:
- the LOC136038245 gene encoding eukaryotic translation initiation factor 2 subunit 1-like, giving the protein MPLSCRYYAEKFPETEDVVMVKVRSIADMGAYVNLLEYDDIEGMILLSELSRRRIRSINKLIRIGKTEPVVVIRVDKDKGYIDLSKRRVSAEDIDKCTEKFSKAKAVNSILRHVAFMLDYQTNEQLEELYQKTAWLFDKKAKRQSAAYEAFKQAVKDPSLLDECGLDEKTKETLLNQIKQKLTPQAVKIRAYVECSCYGYEGINAVKRALKAGMSVSTEEIPIKINLVASPIFVINTHTQEKEDGMKALTLSLKAIEEAAEKEGGTFRIKSAPKVVTKEDEAEHARQMELAEQESRQVAGDDSEEEESEEGSDEEDDEKKENGVKGESEEDE; this is encoded by the exons ATGCCTTTATCATGTCGATATTATGCAGAAAAATTCCCCGAGACAGAGGATGTAGTGATGGTAAAAGTCAGGTCAATAGCTGATATGGGTGCCTATGTAAACTTATTAGAATATGATGATATAGAAGGGATGATTCTATTATCAGAATTGTCGAGGCGGAGAATAAGATCAATTAACAAATTGATTAGAATTGGAAAAACAGAACCAGTGGTTGTTATTAGGGTAGATAAAGACAAAG GCTATATCGATTTGTCAAAAAGAAGAGTTTCTGCTGAAGACATTGACAAATGTACAGAGAAATTTAGCAAAGCAAAAGCAGTAAATTCAATTCTGAGACATGTTGCCTTTATGTTGGACTACCAAACCAACGAGCAGCTTGAAGAGTTGTATCAGAAAACTGCGTGGCTGTTTGATAAAAAAGCCAAAAGGCAGTCGGCTGCGTATGAAGCCTTTAAACAAGCAGTCAA ggaTCCATCACTACTAGACGAATGTGGACTTGATGAAAAGACAAAGGAGACACTTTTGAATCAAATTAAGCAAAAGTTAACGCCACAAGCAGTGAAAATAAGAGCCTATGTTGAATGCTCATGTTATGGATATGAAGGAATTAATGCAGTAAAGAGGGCCTTAAAAGCTGGAATGTCTGTGTCTACTGAAGAAATACctataaaaatcaatttagtaGCCTCCCCAATTTTCG TAATTAACACTCATacacaagaaaaagaagatgGCATGAAGGCATTGACATTATCGTTAAAAGCTATTGAAGAAGCAGCAGAAAAGGAAGGAGGGACTTTTAGAATAAAGTCAGCG CCAAAAGTCGTCACAAAGGAAGACGAAGCCGAACACGCTCGACAGATGGAATTGGCTGAACAGGAAAGTCGACAAGTTGCTGGTGATGATAGTGAAGAAGAAGAATCCGAAGAAGGCAGTGACGAAGAAGAtgatgaaaagaaagaaaatggcGTCAAAGGAGAATCAGAAGAAGACGAatag